Below is a genomic region from Candidatus Methylomirabilota bacterium.
GCTGGGAGGCGTTTTACCGCTCCCTGCGCAAGAGCATGAAGGACAACGTCAATAACTACCTGAACCGGCTCCGGCGCGAAGGGCACGAGGAGCGGCTCCGGGTCGTCGAGGACCCCGCGGACCTCGAGGCGGCGCTCGAGACGCTCTTCGACCTCCACGGTCGCCGGGCTCAGGCGGATCTCGGTCGCCGCCACGACGACTACTTCGCCCGCCCCGGCTACCGCGCCTTCCTGAAGACCGTCGCGCACCGGCTGATGGCGCGAGGCTTCCTCTGGCCCGCGATGCTCGACGTGGACGGCCAGACGGTGGCGGCCCAGCTCTGCCTCGTCCATGCCGGGCGGTTCTACACGTACTACTCCGGGTACGATCCGGACTGGGCCCGCTACGGGGTCATGACGGTGCTGACTCGACGCTGCATCGAGCGGGCCATCGCGCATGGCTGCCGGGAGCTGGACCTTCTGCTGGGCATGGACCAGGAGAAGCTGCGCTGGGGCGGCGAGCCCCGGCCGGTCGTCAACCTGGTCCTGGCCAGCCGGCGCTGGCGCTCGCGGATGGTGTTCCATCTCCACGGGGCCCGCCGGAACGGACACCCCGCCTGGTGGCGCCGCCTCGCGGCGGGCTGGTCGTCCGCCGCGCTGCCGTCGCGGGGGGCCTCGACCCGGGCGGCCTGACCGGGCGCACCTCCCCGGCCCCATCGGCGGCGGCCGTCCCTGCCGCGCGTCCGGTCTCCCTCGCGGCCCGCGCCAGGCCCACCCACCCGTCGAGCTCGCTTGACAGGGACCTGAAACAGTTCTTATATGCCGAATTCAGCCATCAGGGCGAGGACTGTACGTTCGCGGCGCCCCGAATCGCGGCGGGCCGATGGGGCGCCTCGCGCCCGGCGACCGGGATTATCGGGTCCAGCCGTACACCGTGCCGGCCGCGGCGCCGACGCCGGCCCCGATCAGCGCGCCGGTCTCGGCGCCGCGTCCGCGA
It encodes:
- a CDS encoding GNAT family N-acetyltransferase; the encoded protein is MSNTPLSVECLTRLPEMHALRGEWQNLLDAARQPTVFQTWEWVTSWYEHFGEGKALRLLIARDEEGRLVGVAPGSRSSVGLGSVRLLHLLGRGNDFTEYVDAILHPAHADAVARAFFEAWDREGGAWDLLVLPSVPADGDFLPRVRALAATRGYRAHVEEHVRVTRPLPDSWEAFYRSLRKSMKDNVNNYLNRLRREGHEERLRVVEDPADLEAALETLFDLHGRRAQADLGRRHDDYFARPGYRAFLKTVAHRLMARGFLWPAMLDVDGQTVAAQLCLVHAGRFYTYYSGYDPDWARYGVMTVLTRRCIERAIAHGCRELDLLLGMDQEKLRWGGEPRPVVNLVLASRRWRSRMVFHLHGARRNGHPAWWRRLAAGWSSAALPSRGASTRAA